A window of Roseovarius sp. THAF27 contains these coding sequences:
- a CDS encoding oligosaccharide flippase family protein, whose protein sequence is MLRTLLSPFAVGVASRVVSQVCAFVLILVASRALDLAEFGSFAIASALCVIFTTLMYTGVYQTILRTKDLIADRDTLFALQFAIGAAGSMTMVLIGLSIGNLSDLGTAFALVGLAPIPVLASFSAWLEAHLVRDGRVRATAILVLLSELVALATAVGMFRAGFGIEALVMSRLTSMAFILVLYAALVRIVPKPRIKRATIRSGLREAWPLWGSSSLGMLSNYGADLILGAFLNPAAVGAYRAGSRIANTAADVVTQPMGIISWAQFARKEASDNQSDIRTLWKNNVALCFALMAPAMITVSVLASDIVTAVFDPSWAAAVTIISIIAIARLIESLSFLLEPTLTCLGRSKQQFFVRLGDTLLLVTLLLAIGRHSPEAAALAVLLKTCVTMCVSVTLMMRAAGITVSDLVEITLPGLGLTALCLSVIYIVGLFPLAGGSATLLLATAAAEVTVWSICIAALLRSRILVMPAI, encoded by the coding sequence ATGCTGCGGACCCTCTTGTCGCCTTTCGCCGTCGGCGTCGCCTCCAGGGTGGTTTCTCAGGTCTGCGCCTTCGTGCTCATCCTCGTGGCGTCTCGCGCGCTGGACCTTGCGGAATTCGGCAGCTTCGCAATCGCCTCGGCACTGTGCGTCATCTTCACCACCCTCATGTATACCGGCGTCTATCAGACGATCCTGCGCACCAAGGACCTGATAGCGGATCGCGACACGCTATTCGCGTTGCAATTCGCGATCGGCGCCGCCGGGTCGATGACGATGGTTCTCATCGGTCTGTCCATCGGCAACCTGTCGGACCTTGGAACGGCCTTCGCCCTGGTCGGCCTCGCCCCTATTCCGGTCCTCGCCTCGTTCAGCGCATGGCTCGAAGCCCATCTGGTGCGCGACGGTCGGGTTCGGGCCACCGCAATCCTGGTTCTGCTGTCAGAGCTGGTGGCCCTGGCGACGGCTGTTGGCATGTTCCGGGCAGGCTTCGGCATCGAGGCTTTGGTCATGTCGCGTCTGACCTCGATGGCCTTCATTCTGGTGCTCTATGCAGCGCTCGTGCGCATCGTGCCGAAACCCCGCATCAAGCGTGCGACCATCCGCAGCGGCCTGCGCGAGGCCTGGCCGCTCTGGGGCTCGTCCTCGCTGGGCATGCTGTCGAACTATGGCGCGGACCTGATCCTCGGCGCCTTTCTCAATCCCGCAGCGGTGGGCGCCTACCGGGCCGGCTCGCGCATCGCGAACACGGCCGCGGACGTCGTGACACAGCCGATGGGCATCATCAGCTGGGCACAATTCGCGCGCAAGGAAGCGTCGGACAACCAATCTGACATCCGAACCCTCTGGAAGAACAATGTCGCGCTGTGCTTCGCCCTCATGGCGCCGGCCATGATCACCGTCAGCGTCCTGGCGTCCGATATCGTCACGGCTGTGTTTGACCCCTCCTGGGCGGCCGCCGTCACGATCATCTCGATCATCGCAATCGCGCGCCTCATAGAAAGCCTCAGCTTTCTTCTCGAGCCGACGCTGACATGCCTGGGCCGTTCAAAGCAGCAGTTCTTCGTGCGGCTGGGCGACACGCTGTTGCTTGTCACGCTGCTCCTTGCCATCGGCCGGCACTCCCCCGAAGCCGCGGCGCTGGCGGTACTGCTCAAGACCTGTGTGACCATGTGCGTATCGGTGACCCTGATGATGCGTGCCGCCGGAATCACCGTGTCCGACCTGGTAGAGATCACGCTGCCGGGGCTTGGCCTGACCGCCTTGTGCCTGTCGGTGATCTACATTGTCGGCCTGTTCCCGCTTGCGGGCGGTTCGGCGACCCTCTTGCTGGCCACTGCCGCAGCCGAGGTCACCGTCTGGTCGATCTGCATCGCTGCTCTGTTGCGCAGCCGGATACTGGTGATGCCCGCGATCTGA
- a CDS encoding glycosyltransferase: MSTVDASLVQPLDPGQSGRSEAEVRGSASHGPAILHGAQPRVALIHYWLVGMRGGEKVLEALCRLFPDADIYTHVYDPGKVSSTIRRHRVFTTNIARLPMARRFYTKYVSKMPRALEDLDLSAYDLVISSESGPAKGVIPQPNALHLSYVHSPMRYIWDQYGLYRKNTDPLTRALMGPLTSRLRSWDVTSAARVDDFVANSHFVQRRIMKYWRRTSHVIHPPVDVSAFAPSPDTEVGSFYLYAGELTSYKRPDLAIEAFNRLDKPLIVIGGPDKARRALARGAGRNIRFLGRVSDDKLKSYFAACRALIFPGEEDFGILPVEVMAAGRPVIAYGRGGVLDTVVDGETGHLFHDQTADSLVDAVRLFESEQLQRLDSRLIMSHAARFDETQFRDRFIDLLESHGIQTVRPKGP, encoded by the coding sequence ATGAGTACGGTCGACGCATCACTCGTTCAACCCCTCGATCCCGGGCAATCCGGCCGGTCCGAGGCCGAGGTGCGTGGCTCTGCGTCCCACGGCCCCGCAATTCTGCACGGGGCGCAACCGCGCGTCGCGCTGATACATTACTGGCTGGTCGGCATGCGCGGCGGTGAAAAAGTGCTTGAAGCCCTCTGCCGCCTCTTTCCCGATGCCGACATCTACACGCATGTCTACGATCCTGGCAAAGTCAGCTCCACGATCCGGCGCCACCGGGTCTTCACGACGAACATCGCGCGGCTGCCGATGGCGCGGCGCTTTTACACCAAGTATGTCTCGAAGATGCCGCGCGCGCTGGAAGACCTGGATTTGTCCGCCTACGACCTTGTGATTTCGTCCGAATCCGGTCCCGCAAAGGGGGTGATCCCGCAACCCAATGCCCTGCATCTAAGCTATGTGCATTCCCCCATGCGCTACATCTGGGACCAGTACGGCCTCTACCGCAAGAACACCGATCCGCTGACCAGGGCCCTGATGGGGCCCTTGACCAGCCGGTTGCGAAGCTGGGACGTCACGAGCGCTGCACGGGTCGATGATTTTGTGGCGAATTCGCATTTCGTGCAGCGCAGGATCATGAAGTACTGGCGGCGCACGTCGCACGTGATCCATCCGCCCGTCGACGTGTCGGCTTTCGCCCCTTCGCCCGATACCGAAGTCGGATCGTTCTACCTCTATGCCGGCGAACTGACCTCCTACAAACGCCCCGATCTCGCGATCGAGGCGTTCAATCGCCTCGACAAGCCCCTGATCGTCATCGGCGGACCTGACAAGGCGCGACGTGCCCTGGCCCGGGGCGCCGGGCGCAATATCCGCTTCCTGGGTCGTGTCTCGGACGACAAGCTGAAATCCTACTTTGCCGCGTGCCGGGCCCTGATCTTTCCCGGCGAAGAGGATTTCGGCATCCTGCCCGTGGAAGTCATGGCGGCGGGTCGGCCCGTGATCGCGTATGGTCGCGGCGGCGTGCTCGACACCGTGGTGGACGGAGAGACCGGCCATCTCTTCCACGACCAGACGGCCGATTCTCTGGTCGACGCGGTGCGACTGTTCGAATCCGAACAGCTGCAACGGCTGGACAGCCGGCTCATTATGTCGCATGCCGCGCGTTTCGACGAGACCCAGTTCCGAGACAGGTTCATCGACCTGTTGGAATCACACGGAATTCAGACAGTAAGGCCAAAGGGGCCCTGA
- a CDS encoding polysaccharide biosynthesis tyrosine autokinase produces the protein MNTVFPESDRMRVDASMHGASRSRDPDAVDMRALLGQFLRRWKLILGLSALAAYTAYFLVSLLPFSYSATTKILLDPSRAQFLTGIEVLENREPSQQVINGEIAILTSNLLLQDVIETVGRERILALVPELNELPQETLMDGLVWAVRERLTVWAENESYVIVMSFSSRDPQLTMDLPNVLAERYLANQVDTRRQTIRQAGSWLEERLEALGAEVAKTEEDVAKMRTESLLANGGTLENASEQISRLNNQLVEARAARTTAEAQMLQLRQVMENQGPLAAAALVPSTAMDDLQERAVDLRQLDAGWAETVGPDHPRRARILRDLKQIEDEIALEVRLELENLESGYEVARLSEDAIGETISQMERRVVEMSRGEIAQRKTERQAQAARQTYEALLSKLTDARTQERLQNAEAKLIERATLPLSPSAPRPKLMAALAGTTMLALVSVWAFMAELTATTFRTPREVADEIGLPVVATLPAERWFSTRGFLKHIRKKPYSPFAENIRKLMTTLLMRDEFAISTSVTVLSTKPVEGRTTTALALAEVSARSGRAAIFVDFDLRQATVARQFHWKVQHDLADVIAGECDLKQAISTPEDMPFDVLVCARPSPEIAEELSSLDIEAIVEELKQLYDMVILQGPALLSSAFSVIVAKASDNRVLVIESEKTRRSEVKEGLAMLQKLRLPVEGIVLNKLRT, from the coding sequence ATGAATACGGTCTTCCCGGAGTCCGACCGGATGCGGGTCGACGCGTCGATGCACGGCGCAAGCAGATCGCGTGATCCTGACGCCGTCGACATGCGCGCGCTTCTGGGACAGTTCTTGCGCCGCTGGAAGCTGATCCTGGGCCTGAGCGCGTTGGCCGCATACACGGCATATTTCCTCGTCAGCCTTCTGCCCTTCTCCTATAGCGCGACAACGAAAATCCTGCTCGACCCCAGCCGTGCCCAGTTTCTCACCGGCATCGAGGTTCTTGAAAACCGCGAACCGTCGCAACAGGTGATCAACGGCGAAATCGCGATTCTGACCTCCAATCTCCTGCTTCAGGATGTCATCGAAACGGTCGGGCGCGAGCGTATCCTCGCCCTCGTTCCGGAACTGAACGAGCTGCCGCAGGAAACGCTCATGGACGGGCTTGTCTGGGCGGTGCGCGAACGATTGACGGTCTGGGCCGAAAACGAAAGCTATGTCATCGTGATGTCGTTTTCGTCGCGCGATCCACAGCTCACGATGGACCTGCCCAACGTGCTGGCAGAGCGTTACCTCGCCAATCAGGTCGACACCCGCAGGCAAACGATCCGACAAGCCGGAAGTTGGCTCGAAGAGCGGCTGGAAGCGCTTGGCGCTGAAGTGGCCAAGACGGAAGAAGATGTCGCCAAGATGCGGACCGAAAGCCTGCTTGCGAATGGCGGCACGCTGGAAAACGCCAGCGAACAGATATCGAGGCTGAACAATCAACTGGTCGAAGCGCGCGCCGCGCGCACGACGGCCGAGGCGCAGATGCTTCAGCTGCGTCAGGTCATGGAAAACCAGGGCCCGCTTGCGGCCGCGGCCCTGGTGCCAAGCACTGCCATGGACGACCTGCAAGAGCGCGCTGTCGATCTGCGTCAGCTTGATGCCGGATGGGCCGAAACCGTGGGGCCCGATCACCCCCGCCGCGCCCGCATCCTCCGCGATCTGAAACAGATCGAGGACGAAATCGCCCTGGAAGTGCGTCTCGAACTGGAGAATCTCGAAAGCGGATACGAGGTCGCGCGGCTGAGTGAGGACGCGATCGGCGAGACCATCAGCCAGATGGAACGGCGCGTCGTCGAAATGTCCCGCGGTGAAATCGCCCAGCGCAAGACCGAACGGCAGGCACAGGCCGCACGCCAGACCTACGAGGCATTGCTTTCAAAGCTCACCGACGCGCGCACCCAGGAACGCCTGCAAAACGCCGAGGCCAAGCTGATCGAGCGCGCCACCCTGCCGTTGAGCCCCTCTGCGCCGAGGCCGAAACTGATGGCCGCGCTGGCCGGCACCACGATGTTGGCCCTTGTATCCGTCTGGGCCTTCATGGCCGAATTGACCGCAACGACCTTCCGAACGCCGAGGGAGGTCGCCGACGAGATCGGCCTTCCCGTTGTCGCCACCTTGCCCGCCGAACGCTGGTTCTCGACTCGCGGTTTCCTGAAACACATTCGAAAGAAGCCGTATTCGCCTTTCGCCGAGAATATTCGCAAGCTCATGACGACGCTGCTGATGCGCGATGAATTCGCGATCTCCACAAGCGTGACGGTGCTGTCCACGAAGCCAGTCGAAGGCCGCACGACCACGGCGCTGGCCCTAGCGGAAGTGTCGGCGCGCTCCGGTCGCGCCGCGATTTTCGTGGATTTCGACCTGCGCCAGGCAACCGTGGCACGGCAATTCCATTGGAAGGTTCAGCATGACCTGGCAGACGTAATCGCAGGCGAGTGCGACCTGAAACAGGCCATCAGCACGCCTGAAGACATGCCGTTCGACGTTCTGGTGTGCGCACGCCCCTCGCCCGAAATCGCAGAGGAGCTTTCGAGCCTGGATATCGAGGCGATCGTCGAAGAACTCAAACAGCTCTACGACATGGTCATTCTGCAGGGACCTGCGCTCCTGTCCTCGGCCTTTTCCGTCATCGTCGCCAAGGCATCGGACAATCGCGTTCTTGTCATCGAAAGCGAAAAGACCAGGCGCAGCGAAGTGAAGGAAGGGCTGGCCATGCTGCAAAAGCTGCGACTGCCGGTCGAAGGCATTGTGTTAAACAAGTTGCGCACGTAG
- a CDS encoding glycosyltransferase family 4 protein, producing the protein MASTQSRYAADDRVERVVVFNDHSSRNGGAAILALLLIQKLRERGLAVRFVTGDAGDNPELADLGVDVIAYGGSDLLSRSKGEALARGLHDAAAEKFVARAVSGLDGPGTVYHMHNWSQIFSPSVFRALRPVADRVFLHAHDNFLACPNGMYMNYRRGHSCPLVPLSAACWMTNCDKRNYGHKLWRAARHAVLFRHIDRQAPWAGVIAIHEQQVEKFRRAGYPERLLRVVRNPAEPYTATRVEAEENDLLVYVGRLERDKGVMDLVEAAARTGQRLRLIGVGDLHDRIERDYPMVELAGWQPADRIGALVADARALVMPSRHPETFGLVIAEAAQCGLPVLVSDQTALAADVERLGCGLAFDVFDPADVDAKLSRIRDMNSAEVAGMSRRGFSDGSRLSTTPDSWADMLVELYGAAVAR; encoded by the coding sequence ATGGCATCGACGCAGTCGCGGTACGCTGCTGACGACAGGGTCGAGCGCGTGGTGGTGTTCAACGATCACAGTAGCCGCAACGGCGGGGCCGCGATCCTTGCGCTGCTTCTGATCCAGAAGCTGAGGGAACGCGGGCTGGCCGTACGTTTCGTCACCGGGGATGCGGGCGACAATCCGGAACTTGCCGATCTGGGCGTCGACGTGATCGCATATGGTGGCAGCGATCTGCTGAGCCGGTCGAAGGGGGAGGCCCTTGCCCGGGGATTGCATGACGCTGCGGCGGAGAAGTTTGTCGCCCGGGCCGTTTCCGGGCTGGATGGGCCGGGAACGGTCTATCACATGCATAACTGGTCCCAGATCTTTTCGCCGTCGGTCTTTCGGGCCCTGAGGCCGGTCGCGGACCGGGTATTCCTGCATGCCCACGACAATTTTCTGGCCTGTCCGAACGGGATGTACATGAATTATCGCCGTGGTCATAGTTGCCCGCTGGTGCCGCTGAGCGCGGCCTGCTGGATGACGAACTGCGACAAACGCAACTATGGGCACAAGCTTTGGCGTGCTGCACGCCACGCGGTCTTGTTCCGGCACATTGACCGGCAAGCACCCTGGGCCGGTGTCATCGCGATCCACGAGCAGCAGGTGGAAAAGTTCCGACGCGCGGGGTACCCGGAACGTCTGTTGCGGGTCGTGCGCAACCCGGCCGAACCCTACACCGCTACGCGGGTCGAGGCGGAGGAGAATGATCTTCTGGTCTATGTCGGCCGCTTGGAACGGGACAAGGGGGTCATGGACCTGGTCGAGGCCGCGGCACGCACCGGCCAGCGATTGAGGCTGATCGGGGTTGGCGATCTGCATGACCGGATCGAACGAGACTATCCCATGGTTGAACTGGCAGGGTGGCAGCCCGCGGACCGGATCGGTGCGCTGGTCGCCGATGCGCGCGCGCTTGTCATGCCCTCCCGACATCCCGAGACCTTTGGTCTCGTGATTGCCGAGGCCGCGCAATGCGGCCTTCCGGTGCTTGTCTCGGACCAGACGGCGTTGGCCGCGGATGTCGAACGCCTGGGCTGCGGGCTGGCCTTTGATGTGTTCGATCCTGCGGACGTCGATGCCAAGCTGTCACGCATCCGGGATATGAACAGCGCGGAGGTCGCCGGAATGAGCAGACGAGGTTTCTCCGACGGATCACGCCTGTCGACGACACCGGACAGTTGGGCTGACATGCTGGTCGAACTCTATGGTGCTGCCGTGGCGCGTTGA
- a CDS encoding GNAT family N-acetyltransferase, protein MNIGRIAFLRMAHPARKNLPRASIHRRIRNKAAPALREPGYTRISAGLFQRAPSFAHYTHPMPSTTVADMNPISSKLRPGIELIDPSDLDSGLMQTWRQLQAGNPLLRSPFFSLAFLQVVADVHSDVKIAILRDGDTIKGFFPFHRRPGARGAPLAAPIADYQGIVGEAPETVSPRDLLVACGLTTYDFDHALRDTPLFERNAFRRTGSPLIDLSDGIEAWRAGRMNSGSALKNVERKLRKMERELGPVRFETDDKAADTWTTFLTWKRAAIAAMGARFVLDQPWAMQVLERIRGTDQPEFSGRLSSLYAGDRLVAAHFGMRSENTWHWWFPTYDNAASRYTPGLGLLLHCVRQAAKEGLIEIDLGRGDERYKKEFANETRALCEGSLERGLTPPGAARRFRKFTYRTAETVLPPRYLDLKRRAFNRLLRAGEV, encoded by the coding sequence GTGAACATCGGGCGAATTGCTTTCCTGCGAATGGCGCACCCAGCTAGAAAGAATTTGCCGCGCGCGTCAATCCATCGCCGCATACGAAACAAGGCAGCGCCCGCCCTGCGGGAACCCGGTTACACGCGTATCTCGGCAGGCCTTTTTCAAAGGGCCCCGAGTTTTGCTCACTATACGCACCCAATGCCGTCCACTACTGTTGCCGACATGAACCCTATCTCAAGCAAGCTCCGGCCTGGTATCGAATTGATCGACCCGTCAGACCTCGATTCCGGGCTCATGCAGACATGGCGCCAGCTGCAGGCAGGCAACCCTCTGTTGCGCAGCCCGTTCTTTTCGCTCGCGTTCCTTCAGGTCGTTGCCGACGTCCACAGTGACGTCAAAATCGCCATCCTGCGGGACGGCGACACCATAAAGGGGTTCTTTCCATTTCACCGTCGGCCCGGCGCGCGTGGGGCACCACTGGCCGCGCCGATTGCCGATTACCAGGGCATCGTGGGCGAGGCGCCAGAGACCGTGAGCCCGCGCGATTTATTGGTGGCGTGCGGCCTCACCACATACGATTTCGACCATGCGCTCCGCGACACGCCCTTGTTCGAAAGAAATGCGTTTCGACGGACCGGGTCACCATTGATAGACCTCTCGGACGGGATCGAGGCTTGGCGTGCGGGGCGGATGAACTCTGGCAGCGCACTCAAAAACGTCGAGCGCAAACTGCGAAAAATGGAGCGCGAACTTGGGCCGGTCCGGTTCGAAACGGATGACAAGGCAGCCGATACCTGGACAACCTTTCTGACCTGGAAGCGCGCGGCGATCGCTGCGATGGGCGCGCGGTTCGTGCTCGATCAGCCGTGGGCGATGCAGGTCCTCGAACGGATTCGCGGCACGGATCAGCCGGAATTCTCGGGCCGCCTCTCTTCGCTTTATGCGGGCGACCGCCTTGTTGCGGCGCATTTCGGAATGAGGTCGGAAAACACCTGGCACTGGTGGTTTCCCACCTACGACAACGCGGCGTCTCGGTACACGCCCGGGCTCGGGTTGCTGCTGCATTGTGTCCGGCAGGCCGCGAAAGAAGGACTGATCGAGATAGATCTGGGGCGCGGCGACGAGCGTTACAAAAAGGAATTCGCCAACGAGACGCGCGCGCTCTGCGAAGGGTCACTGGAACGCGGCCTGACACCGCCCGGCGCGGCGCGGCGTTTCCGCAAGTTCACCTATCGCACCGCGGAAACCGTGCTTCCGCCCCGGTATCTCGATCTCAAGCGACGCGCGTTCAACCGCCTTCTTCGGGCCGGAGAGGTATAG
- a CDS encoding glycosyltransferase family 2 protein, whose protein sequence is MQGLVPFINRQTLKPAKLVFAVTSPADADFDLETLLDPAISGEVIISAAGACKQRNRALDRLGDDIDFCVFYDDDFYPSRHALSELVRGFEFHEDVDGITGTLVADGINGPGLSPQEAATMLSDWDTAFDPDPQAPPRIVRDTLGLYGCNMAIRSSAAHGLRFDEVLPAYGWQEDVDFGARLPGRCVQIENFTGVHLGTKAGRESRGELLGYSQVVNLHYLWRKGTVTAGHALNLVLRNVVANHVKALRPEPWIDRAGRMRGNWRGLCDVLLGRATPGRIDSL, encoded by the coding sequence TTGCAAGGGCTTGTTCCATTTATCAACCGGCAAACCCTGAAACCGGCGAAACTGGTTTTCGCGGTCACCAGTCCTGCCGATGCCGATTTCGACCTTGAGACCCTTCTGGACCCGGCAATCTCGGGTGAGGTGATCATCAGCGCGGCCGGGGCGTGCAAGCAACGCAATCGCGCCCTGGACAGGCTGGGGGACGACATCGACTTTTGCGTTTTCTACGACGACGATTTCTACCCGTCCCGTCATGCATTGTCCGAACTGGTGCGGGGCTTCGAGTTTCACGAAGATGTGGATGGCATTACCGGGACGCTTGTCGCAGACGGCATCAACGGGCCCGGGCTGTCGCCCCAGGAGGCCGCGACCATGCTGAGCGATTGGGACACCGCTTTCGACCCTGATCCTCAGGCCCCCCCGCGGATCGTTCGGGACACACTTGGGCTTTACGGCTGCAACATGGCCATACGCAGCAGTGCCGCTCATGGTCTGCGGTTCGATGAAGTGCTGCCGGCCTATGGATGGCAGGAAGATGTCGATTTCGGTGCGAGACTGCCTGGGCGCTGCGTTCAGATCGAGAACTTCACGGGTGTGCATCTGGGAACCAAGGCAGGAAGAGAGAGTCGCGGTGAGCTTCTTGGGTACAGCCAGGTCGTGAACCTGCACTACCTGTGGCGGAAGGGCACGGTCACTGCCGGTCACGCCCTGAACCTCGTCCTGAGAAACGTGGTGGCCAACCACGTCAAGGCGCTCCGGCCGGAGCCGTGGATCGACCGTGCGGGCCGGATGCGTGGGAACTGGCGCGGTCTCTGCGATGTGCTGCTCGGGCGGGCGACTCCAGGCAGAATCGATTCGCTCTAA
- a CDS encoding sugar transferase, giving the protein MLDKVIAGSALLALFPVMLAAAVAIRLTTGGPVFFQHRRVGLGGQQFGCLKFCTMVPDAENLLQFILKTDPVARAEWTANYKFENDSRVTWVGRFLRRTSIDELPQLINVLRGDMTLVGPRPITQAELEFYGLHAAYYKSVRPGLTGLWQVSGRSDTDYPERVALDVRYIRSASLSSDLKILLQTIGIVLARRGAV; this is encoded by the coding sequence TTGCTCGATAAGGTCATTGCCGGTTCCGCTCTTCTGGCTCTTTTTCCCGTGATGCTGGCGGCAGCAGTAGCGATCAGGCTTACAACTGGCGGTCCCGTGTTCTTCCAGCATCGAAGGGTGGGCCTCGGCGGGCAACAATTCGGCTGCCTCAAATTCTGCACGATGGTTCCGGATGCCGAGAACCTGCTTCAGTTCATTCTGAAGACGGACCCGGTCGCGCGTGCCGAATGGACGGCAAACTACAAGTTCGAGAATGACAGCCGTGTCACGTGGGTTGGACGGTTTCTGCGGCGCACCAGCATCGACGAGCTGCCACAGCTGATCAACGTGCTGCGCGGCGACATGACGCTGGTCGGACCGCGGCCGATCACCCAGGCGGAGCTGGAATTCTACGGATTGCACGCAGCGTACTACAAGTCCGTGCGCCCGGGGTTGACCGGCCTGTGGCAGGTCAGCGGACGCAGCGATACGGATTATCCCGAACGTGTCGCACTTGATGTACGCTATATTCGGTCGGCATCCCTTTCGTCGGATCTGAAGATCCTGCTTCAAACAATCGGAATTGTTCTGGCACGTCGCGGTGCTGTATGA
- a CDS encoding glycosyltransferase family 1 protein, translating to MRSVETVTQLQRSDLALAHTDSVSSVSRITINGKFLQGDLMRNGVHRTALNFSAQILRRAQGVIPARIVAPHVNDVRTVGMLGLEPEVFAGRLGKGQGWEMLTLPALTRGELLVNFCNLGPILHRNSVVMIHDAQVLTQPQSYSRRQVLGYRLLWRQISRHARAILTVSEHSRQTLAELGFAPLDKTFVVHNGTDHILRTAPDETILQRMNLADRRFVVALGSLQPHKNLATLFRAFEAPQLADVPLVLVGQPGRRDYEARGWSPPRNAVFVGPVNDAELRALYTQATAFLFPSVTEGFGLPPIEAMHCGTAALVSDGGAIPEVSGPGACVLPTRDPDAWADAVLKYLGDDAARSALEARGRVRAQQLTWDQAGATLWQRLSTML from the coding sequence ATGCGATCGGTTGAAACGGTGACACAGCTCCAGAGGTCTGATCTCGCTCTTGCACACACTGACAGCGTCTCGTCTGTCAGCCGTATCACGATCAACGGCAAGTTCCTGCAAGGTGATCTGATGCGGAACGGCGTGCACCGGACCGCCCTGAACTTCTCCGCCCAGATCCTGCGGCGGGCGCAAGGGGTCATCCCGGCCAGGATCGTGGCACCGCACGTGAACGATGTGAGGACCGTAGGCATGCTTGGCCTGGAGCCTGAAGTGTTCGCCGGCCGGCTTGGCAAGGGCCAGGGGTGGGAGATGTTGACCTTGCCGGCGCTGACCCGTGGGGAACTTCTGGTCAATTTCTGCAATCTGGGTCCGATCCTGCATCGCAACAGCGTCGTGATGATCCATGACGCGCAGGTCCTGACACAGCCCCAGTCCTACAGCCGGCGGCAGGTGCTGGGGTACCGGCTGCTCTGGCGGCAGATCTCGCGGCACGCGCGCGCGATACTGACCGTGTCAGAGCATTCGCGCCAGACACTCGCGGAGCTGGGTTTTGCGCCTCTCGACAAGACGTTCGTGGTGCATAACGGGACGGACCATATCCTGCGCACCGCCCCGGACGAAACGATACTGCAACGGATGAACCTGGCCGACCGGCGCTTTGTAGTGGCGTTGGGATCGCTGCAACCGCACAAGAACCTGGCGACTTTGTTCCGGGCTTTCGAGGCTCCGCAACTGGCCGATGTCCCATTGGTGCTGGTCGGGCAGCCCGGGCGCCGGGACTACGAGGCGCGCGGGTGGTCCCCGCCGAGAAACGCAGTCTTCGTGGGGCCGGTAAACGACGCGGAATTGCGTGCGCTTTATACGCAGGCAACGGCCTTTCTCTTTCCGTCGGTCACGGAAGGGTTCGGCCTGCCTCCGATCGAGGCGATGCATTGCGGGACGGCCGCGCTGGTGTCGGACGGCGGCGCGATCCCGGAGGTCAGTGGCCCGGGTGCTTGCGTGTTGCCGACGCGTGATCCCGATGCGTGGGCGGATGCAGTGCTGAAATACCTGGGGGACGACGCCGCACGATCGGCGCTTGAGGCCCGGGGGCGGGTGCGTGCGCAACAATTGACTTGGGATCAGGCCGGGGCGACACTCTGGCAACGCCTTTCGACGATGCTTTAA